One window of the Candidatus Jettenia sp. genome contains the following:
- a CDS encoding tyrosine-type recombinase/integrase, with amino-acid sequence MDFGLHKRNRKWYYDFYINNVRYRGSTKTSSKELAIQFARKIYNELYLGKYELKNNLKVKLADIIQEYIFLNKNNFCKDWLQTKQWKLNNFFNYMTDHGISYLDQITVSHLEHYKAHLLEFRKPHTVKNTITIISTLLNFAVNLGYINNNPAKKLNPIRGIQKNKQRFLSKEEISKVLDVTKSTYLENLVKAAVYTGMRRRELLYLQYQDIDICKMTIHIKNKHDFTIKSKGERILPLHKSLEPIFNVINNNEYCFKKDGKIIHEDRASRDFIKLVEKIGLIDIGLHTLRHTFISQCLMAGISIWEVAKWVGHSTAYMTELYGHLCPGRREIDKLDI; translated from the coding sequence ATGGACTTCGGATTACATAAAAGAAATCGTAAATGGTATTATGACTTTTATATTAACAATGTAAGATACAGAGGTAGTACCAAAACCTCATCAAAAGAGTTGGCAATTCAATTTGCACGGAAAATATATAATGAATTATATCTTGGTAAATATGAGCTTAAAAACAATCTTAAAGTAAAACTTGCAGATATAATACAAGAGTATATTTTTCTGAATAAGAATAATTTTTGTAAAGATTGGTTGCAAACAAAACAATGGAAATTAAATAATTTTTTTAATTACATGACAGACCATGGAATTAGTTATCTGGATCAAATTACTGTATCACACCTTGAGCATTATAAAGCACATCTACTTGAGTTTCGTAAACCTCATACAGTTAAAAATACAATTACAATAATTAGTACACTTTTAAATTTTGCTGTTAATCTTGGATATATTAATAATAATCCAGCTAAAAAGTTAAATCCTATTCGTGGTATTCAGAAAAATAAACAGCGTTTCTTATCAAAAGAAGAGATTTCTAAGGTATTAGATGTTACTAAAAGTACATATTTGGAAAATCTTGTCAAAGCTGCTGTTTATACTGGAATGAGACGCCGAGAATTACTTTATCTTCAATATCAAGATATCGATATTTGCAAAATGACAATTCATATTAAAAACAAACATGACTTTACAATAAAATCAAAGGGAGAACGTATATTACCACTTCATAAAAGCTTAGAACCTATTTTTAATGTTATAAACAATAATGAATATTGTTTCAAGAAAGATGGCAAGATTATCCATGAAGACAGAGCAAGTAGAGACTTTATTAAACTTGTCGAGAAAATTGGATTAATAGATATAGGTTTACATACATTAAGACATACTTTTATTAGTCAATGCTTAATGGCAGGAATATCTATTTGGGAGGTTGCAAAATGGGTTGGACATAGTACGGCATACATGACGGAACTTTATGGACATCTTTGTCCGGGGCGTAGGGAAATAGATAAATTAGATATTTAA
- a CDS encoding TIGR01212 family radical SAM protein (This family includes YhcC from E. coli K-12, an uncharacterized radical SAM protein.), which yields MRNFSVSFQQSPYLLKYRFFPFREYLKEQFPYKVHKISLHAGFTCPNRDGRVGVGGCTYCANESFSPNVKGPYLSIKEQIKKGKAFHKQRYGAEKFIAYFQSFTNTYADVETLRSCYEEALADKDVIGISIGTRPDCITDDIIDLINGYTENYHVWIEYGLQSIHDTTLRRMNRGHDYRTFLNAINCTKKTCIRICVHVILGLPGETREDMIETAKAVAGLDIQGIKLHHLYVAKNTALAKEYFEGKIQTLDMNTYIQLAADFLEYIPSDVTVQRLVGDTHGDFLISPVWKASKSEITSGISRELEHRRSYQGCLYKSEVPVRTNHLTSAPVLHIQGQDSKKPKLHTINI from the coding sequence ATGAGAAATTTTTCTGTATCATTTCAGCAAAGCCCATATCTGTTAAAATACCGATTTTTCCCTTTTCGTGAATATCTAAAAGAGCAGTTCCCCTATAAAGTACACAAGATATCGCTCCATGCCGGTTTTACGTGTCCCAATCGTGATGGACGTGTTGGTGTGGGCGGGTGTACCTATTGTGCCAATGAGAGCTTTAGTCCGAATGTCAAAGGACCTTATCTTTCCATAAAAGAACAAATCAAGAAAGGCAAGGCGTTTCATAAGCAGAGATACGGTGCTGAAAAATTTATCGCTTATTTCCAGTCCTTTACCAATACCTATGCAGATGTTGAAACTTTGAGATCATGTTATGAGGAGGCGTTAGCGGATAAGGATGTTATTGGGATTTCTATCGGTACGCGGCCCGATTGCATAACGGATGATATCATAGACCTTATTAACGGCTATACAGAAAACTATCATGTATGGATTGAATACGGACTTCAATCCATACATGATACAACCTTAAGGCGTATGAACAGGGGGCATGACTACCGCACATTTCTCAACGCCATAAATTGTACAAAAAAAACTTGCATCCGCATATGCGTTCATGTTATCTTAGGACTGCCTGGCGAAACAAGGGAAGATATGATAGAGACAGCAAAGGCTGTTGCTGGATTGGATATACAAGGCATAAAACTTCATCATTTATATGTAGCGAAAAATACTGCGCTAGCTAAAGAATATTTTGAAGGTAAGATACAAACATTGGATATGAACACGTATATTCAACTTGCTGCAGACTTTCTGGAGTATATTCCATCAGATGTCACAGTCCAGAGGCTCGTAGGTGATACGCATGGCGATTTTCTTATATCGCCGGTATGGAAGGCTAGTAAATCAGAGATTACCTCAGGGATAAGCCGGGAACTGGAACATCGGAGATCATATCAGGGCTGTTTGTATAAGAGTGAGGTACCGGTAAGAACCAATCATTTAACCTCGGCGCCTGTTTTACATATACAGGGGCAAGATTCAAAAAAGCCAAAATTACATACCATAAACATATAA
- the xerC gene encoding tyrosine recombinase XerC, translating into MQDYVNKYLAHIEHDKNFSLQTLRAYQNDLNQYLSFLRNERCCDLGNVSRLLLRKFLAFLKEQGYSKATIARKLVSIRSLHKYLCREGILEFNPVENIRTPKLERKLPEFMSVNDTEVLLNQPDLHSSLSIRDSAMMETLYSTGIRVSELVGIDVADVNFLEGVVKVKGKGKKERLLPIGNYALNAIRLYLDKRGSDNQALFLNKRGGRLTDRSVARALEKYIKKAGLSSKISPHTFRHSFATHLLDQGADLRSVQELLGHANLSTTQIYTHITTERLKQVYDRTHPRA; encoded by the coding sequence ATGCAGGATTATGTCAATAAATACCTTGCACATATTGAACACGACAAGAACTTTTCATTACAAACCTTGAGGGCATATCAGAACGATTTAAACCAATATCTTTCGTTTCTTAGGAATGAACGCTGCTGTGATCTTGGAAATGTAAGCCGGTTATTGCTGAGAAAGTTTCTTGCCTTCTTAAAAGAACAAGGTTATTCAAAAGCTACCATTGCAAGAAAATTAGTATCCATTCGGTCTCTTCATAAATATCTTTGTCGTGAAGGTATTTTAGAATTTAATCCTGTAGAAAATATCCGGACGCCGAAATTAGAGAGAAAGCTCCCTGAGTTTATGAGTGTCAATGATACTGAAGTGCTTTTAAATCAGCCCGATTTACACTCTTCACTCAGCATCCGCGATAGCGCTATGATGGAGACATTATACAGCACAGGCATCAGGGTAAGCGAACTGGTGGGGATTGATGTTGCAGATGTAAATTTTCTTGAAGGGGTTGTTAAAGTAAAGGGAAAAGGCAAAAAGGAACGTCTGTTGCCTATAGGAAATTATGCCTTAAACGCCATACGGTTGTATCTCGATAAAAGAGGTTCAGATAATCAGGCGCTCTTTTTAAACAAGCGCGGGGGGCGTCTTACGGATCGGAGTGTGGCGCGAGCGCTGGAAAAATACATAAAAAAGGCAGGGCTGAGCAGTAAAATTTCTCCTCATACCTTTCGGCATAGTTTTGCAACTCACTTGTTAGACCAGGGCGCTGATTTGCGCTCTGTCCAGGAGCTTCTGGGTCATGCCAACCTTTCCACTACCCAAATCTATACCCATATAACTACAGAACGGTTAAAACAGGTATACGACAGAACACATCCCAGGGCATAA
- a CDS encoding DUF2523 domain-containing protein, whose translation MAFYNIGWGIFKLLGRWAFKSSVMFTCLKGFLTTVLLVYLPIVISNQAGKFISKLSTESLDYLGNNAYSGITSVVYDITGLAAYFANHLRVVEAFAIIVSAVATRFVMRLIPFLG comes from the coding sequence ATGGCTTTCTATAATATCGGTTGGGGAATATTTAAGTTGCTCGGTAGATGGGCTTTTAAAAGCTCTGTAATGTTTACTTGCTTAAAAGGCTTTCTTACTACGGTGTTGCTGGTATATCTTCCGATTGTGATCTCAAATCAGGCAGGTAAATTTATTTCTAAATTGTCTACTGAATCACTTGATTATTTAGGTAATAATGCTTATTCAGGAATTACTAGCGTTGTATATGATATTACCGGGCTGGCTGCCTATTTTGCGAATCATTTAAGAGTTGTTGAAGCATTTGCAATCATTGTATCTGCTGTTGCAACTCGCTTTGTAATGCGGTTGATACCGTTTTTAGGGTAG
- a CDS encoding zonular occludens toxin domain-containing protein: protein MITLIEGSIGGGKTYYAINDILRKYFKFDEVNNIWVKNLDHDIEVVTNIDGFHLGKDLNEEIEKAGGVDVFFTKDYLMKYTRDRKHIIVIDEAHEIFHRKYYNQEVFNMWKWHRHIGFDVYLITQEYKDLCRELQGLPEYHYSAVRRSFSLFGAKGAFRYQLLVGGKVFKTKIVKQDLRVFFAYKSSNIVQEERPKSVVFRYYIFIGCFILVGLSMFAWLLSSFASRSKVIGSGDIAKKENEEIQFQENKYKIVAVSGSWVFLQNGDKVKKMRTDTVKGNVKVGSFVQL from the coding sequence ATGATAACATTGATAGAGGGTTCCATCGGTGGTGGTAAGACGTATTATGCCATAAATGATATATTGAGAAAATATTTTAAGTTTGATGAAGTAAATAATATATGGGTAAAAAATCTAGATCATGACATTGAGGTTGTAACAAATATAGATGGCTTTCACTTGGGTAAAGATCTGAATGAGGAAATTGAAAAAGCGGGCGGCGTGGATGTATTTTTCACAAAAGATTATTTGATGAAATATACTCGTGATAGGAAACACATAATTGTAATTGACGAAGCGCATGAGATATTTCATAGAAAATACTACAACCAAGAAGTATTTAATATGTGGAAATGGCATCGTCATATCGGGTTTGATGTATATTTAATAACTCAAGAATATAAAGATTTGTGCAGGGAATTGCAAGGCTTACCGGAATATCATTATTCGGCGGTAAGGAGATCGTTTTCATTGTTTGGTGCTAAAGGCGCATTCCGTTACCAATTATTAGTTGGTGGAAAAGTATTCAAAACAAAGATCGTAAAACAGGATTTAAGAGTATTCTTTGCGTATAAAAGTTCTAATATTGTACAAGAGGAACGGCCAAAAAGTGTAGTGTTTCGTTATTATATTTTTATTGGGTGTTTTATTCTAGTAGGTTTATCTATGTTTGCGTGGCTCTTGAGTTCTTTTGCTTCAAGATCAAAGGTAATCGGTTCTGGTGATATTGCAAAGAAGGAAAATGAGGAAATACAATTTCAGGAGAATAAGTATAAAATTGTTGCGGTATCAGGTTCGTGGGTATTCCTGCAGAATGGTGATAAAGTAAAAAAAATGAGAACTGATACGGTGAAGGGTAATGTAAAAGTAGGTTCTTTTGTTCAATTATGA
- the pabB gene encoding aminodeoxychorismate synthase component I, producing MLAGDVFVHEVKDACPPFEAFCRLVSNTNIFFLDSALPAKGISRYSFLGFDPFLTIKTKHRKITLTDKNGTMETEGNPFEHLRELLKQFSLTTIQKSIPFPCGAVGYLGYDLCHFIEKLPSKAVDDMGLPDMYMGFYDIVISYDHVLGKCSIVGVDFGIDNTLKDKIEQIAHVLGKKSDSTSETINYTAPSELSEPIFRFNFTKELYLGAIRQIKDYIKAGDVYQVNLSQRLETHIAIPPYKLYQRLRSVNPAPFSCYVTFDDVAIISSSPERFLQVHNRHVQTRPIKGTRPRGKDEKTDDHMRQALISSPKDDAELTMITDLERNDLGRVCNYGSVNVIEKKVLETYPTVYHLVSTVEGDLHERYDLVDLLKATFPGGSITGAPKIRAMQIIDELEPTKRGVYTGAVGYIGFNGDMDLNIAIRTFVMKGKTVYFQVGSGIVADSDEEEEYEETMHKAKALIDSLRLCNSR from the coding sequence GTGCTAGCAGGTGACGTTTTTGTTCATGAGGTCAAGGATGCCTGCCCCCCCTTTGAGGCGTTTTGCCGGCTTGTCTCCAATACCAACATATTTTTTCTCGATAGTGCTTTACCTGCCAAAGGAATTTCAAGATATTCCTTTCTCGGTTTTGATCCCTTTTTAACCATAAAGACGAAGCACCGCAAGATTACCCTGACTGACAAAAATGGTACCATGGAAACTGAAGGAAATCCCTTTGAACATCTTCGGGAATTATTAAAACAGTTCTCATTGACAACCATACAGAAATCCATCCCCTTTCCTTGCGGTGCGGTCGGGTATCTTGGCTATGACTTGTGCCATTTTATTGAAAAATTACCGAGCAAGGCCGTTGATGATATGGGACTACCTGATATGTATATGGGATTTTATGATATTGTTATTTCTTACGATCATGTTCTGGGAAAATGCTCTATAGTTGGAGTAGACTTCGGTATTGATAATACCCTAAAAGATAAGATAGAACAAATCGCTCATGTATTAGGTAAAAAATCAGATAGTACATCTGAAACCATAAACTATACCGCTCCTTCAGAACTATCTGAACCTATATTCCGTTTTAATTTTACAAAAGAACTCTATCTCGGCGCAATCAGGCAAATCAAGGACTATATCAAGGCGGGCGATGTATATCAGGTCAATCTTTCTCAACGGTTAGAAACTCATATCGCTATCCCCCCCTATAAACTTTATCAGAGATTGCGTTCGGTAAACCCGGCTCCGTTTTCTTGCTATGTAACCTTTGATGATGTTGCGATCATCAGTTCCTCACCTGAGAGATTCCTTCAGGTCCATAACAGACATGTCCAAACTCGTCCTATTAAAGGTACACGACCTCGCGGTAAGGACGAAAAAACAGATGATCATATGAGACAGGCCTTAATCTCCAGCCCAAAGGATGATGCAGAGCTTACCATGATTACCGACCTGGAACGAAACGATCTGGGGCGTGTGTGCAATTATGGTTCTGTTAACGTGATAGAAAAAAAGGTTTTAGAAACCTACCCTACCGTGTATCATCTGGTTTCTACTGTTGAAGGGGATTTGCACGAACGATACGATTTAGTAGACTTGCTAAAGGCTACGTTTCCTGGAGGTTCTATTACCGGCGCACCAAAGATCCGTGCCATGCAGATTATTGATGAGCTCGAGCCTACTAAACGAGGTGTTTACACAGGCGCTGTGGGGTATATAGGATTTAACGGGGATATGGACCTTAACATTGCTATACGTACCTTCGTTATGAAGGGTAAGACAGTATACTTTCAGGTTGGGAGTGGTATTGTGGCCGATTCAGACGAAGAAGAAGAGTACGAAGAGACTATGCATAAGGCCAAGGCTCTCATTGATTCCTTAAGATTATGTAATTCACGATAG